In Amia ocellicauda isolate fAmiCal2 chromosome 3, fAmiCal2.hap1, whole genome shotgun sequence, the DNA window ataattttaatggtaggtgtattttaacagtgagagacagaataacaacataaaaatccagaaaaacgcatttcaaaaaagttataaattgatttgcatgttaatgagggaaataagtaattgaccccttcgatttagtacttggtggcaaaacccttgttggcaatcacagaggtcagacgtttcttgtagttggccaccaggtttgcacacatctcaggagggattttgtcccactcctctttgcagatcctctccaagtcattaaggtttcgaggctgacgtttggcaactcgaaccttcagctccctccacagattttctatgggattaaggtctggagactggctaggccactccaggaccttaatgtgcttcttcttgagccactcctttgttgccttggctgtgtgttttgggtcattgtcatgctggaataccatccacgacccattttcaatgccctggctgaggtaaggaggttctcacccaagatttgacagtacatggccccgtccatcgtccctttgatgctgtgcagttgtcctgtccccttagcagaaaaacacccccaaagcataatgtttccacctccatgtttgacggtggggatggtgttcttggggtcattcctcctccttcaaacacggcgagttgagttgatgccaaagagctcgattttggtctcatatgaccacaacactttcacccagttctcctctgaatcattcagatgttcattggcaaacttcagacgggcctgtacatgtgctttcttgagcagggggaccttgcgggcgctgcaggatttcagtccttcacagcgtagtgtgttaccaattgttttcttggtgactatggtcccagctgccttgagatcattaaaaagatcctcccgtgtagttctgggctgattcctcaccgttctcatgatcattgaaactccacgaggtgagatcttgcatggagccccagaccgagggagactgacagttattttgtgtttcttccatttgcgaataatcgcaccaactgttgtcaccttctcaccaagctgcttggcgatggtcttgtagcccattccagccttgtgtaggtctacaatcttgtccctgacatccttggacagctctttggtcttggccatggtggagagtttggaatctgattgattgattgcttctgtggacaggtgtcttttatacaggtaacaagctgagattaggagcactccctttaagagagtgctcctaatctcagctcgttacctgtataaaagacacctgggagccagaaatcttgctgattgataggggatcaaatacttatttccctcattaacatgcaaatcaatttataacttttttgaaatgcgtttttctggatttttatgttgttattctgtctctcactgttaaaatacacctaccattaaaattatagactgatcatttctttgtcagtgggcaaacgtacaaaatcagcaggggatcaaatacttttttccctcactgtattcatAATGAATACAAGTAGAGATGTAGTAGTCACAGCAGGTGAAAGGTGTCTCTTCTGTGGAAGTGtgggaaaaatatgtctgtcaACATTTTAAGTAGTAGGCATTTAATTTTCATCCAGCAATTTTTTGGCAATAGTATGGTTAAGCAAACATGTGGATATCATAAAACTTGTAAATATATTAAGCTTCAAGGTCTTAATGTAATACAATTGAcccttaaaatgtatttctcatATGGCACATTCTTTACAATACAAAATGTCTTAGACAATTCAcagattttcaatttcaatattatcattttttagtttgtcaaGCTATTTAGAATATGATGTGTATGATATAAGTTAAATCTACTTAATTTCACTTcttaatttgtatatatatatttatgtatagagAGGGATTTGCTGACAATATGTCATATATGTGAAGATATGTATAgtgtagatttaaaaaaaaaattaaaaacacaatatattaGGTAAACaaccaatatacaatataatatgCAGAGtactacggtggccctgaagtgcaaaacacaatacaGATATTTGAAGAGTACAACAAATATTTTGAGGACATATTTCACAAAGCTTAATAATTTTGAGGAAAAGTCTGTTTTAATAAAAGTTTCTTACAGGCTTTATTTTCTTGCTACCACAATTtaagtaatatttaaaaattgtcTTTAAACTCTCATCTCTTAAACCGTATATTAATGGACTTAAACATCTGGGCAGAATGAGGAGAACAATGAAGTTCATGTACCGCAGGTGAATGAAGACAGACACATCCACCATGCTTGCCAGCAGGGCTTCTATCACTCTGTACAGGAAGGAGGTGAGGCACAGGCACAGCTGGATTGTGTGCAGTAACACTGTATTGCGTGCCTTGGTCACTGAAGCTTTGTCAGAGGAGACAGACCTGGCCTCCAGCATGATTGCAACATACGTGAACACCAGAATGAGTCCCacagacacaaaataaaaagctgtgAATCCTTGAAAGGTATCGGCCTGCCATTTAAACATGAAAATCTCTACATGTGTGCAAAAAACAGGTGTCAGTAAAATAGAAGGTTCTGTGATCAGAGGAACAAAAACATCAATGAGGTGGTTTACAGAGCCAAGAAACCAAACCACGGCTATGGCGACTCCAGTTCTTTGAGGGGTAGCCATCTCACTGTGCCGCAGTGGGAAGCAGATAGCTATGTAGCGCTCAAGAGCCATCACAGCGAGGTTTAGAGGAGTGTTATAGAAGGTGGTGCTGTACAGTAGAACAAGGACTGCACACACAGCCCTGACGAGGTACAGATACAGCATGGCAAGAATATACAGCAACATACTGATCAGCAGCTGAATGGAGTCGTTGAGGAGCATGTGGGTGAACAGGATGTAGCGGGGGGTCTCTCTGAAGCAGGGCTTGCTCCTCAGGACGAACAGCATCATGCCATTCACAGAGATGAAGAAAAAGCAAGTTGAGAGAATAATGATCATTCTCAGT includes these proteins:
- the LOC136747123 gene encoding odorant receptor 131-2-like — protein: MNWVTTLRMIIILSTCFFFISVNGMMLFVLRSKPCFRETPRYILFTHMLLNDSIQLLISMLLYILAMLYLYLVRAVCAVLVLLYSTTFYNTPLNLAVMALERYIAICFPLRHSEMATPQRTGVAIAVVWFLGSVNHLIDVFVPLITEPSILLTPVFCTHVEIFMFKWQADTFQGFTAFYFVSVGLILVFTYVAIMLEARSVSSDKASVTKARNTVLLHTIQLCLCLTSFLYRVIEALLASMVDVSVFIHLRYMNFIVLLILPRCLSPLIYGLRDESLKTIFKYYLNCGSKKIKPVRNFY